One genomic segment of Belonocnema kinseyi isolate 2016_QV_RU_SX_M_011 chromosome 2, B_treatae_v1, whole genome shotgun sequence includes these proteins:
- the LOC117166835 gene encoding phosphorylase b kinase gamma catalytic chain, skeletal muscle/heart isoform isoform X1: protein MAKDDGEDLLPDKDAAKGFYAKYEPKEILGRGISSTVRRCIEKETGIEYAAKIIDISNEPHDGTDAHSMRESTMQEVQILRRVAGHPFIIELHDVFESNTFIFLIFELCKNGELFDYLTSVVTLSEKKTRYIMRQVFEGVQHVHNQKIVHRDLKPENILLDDSLNVKITDFGFARILEPGDKLFDLCGTPGYLAPEVLKCNMFENAEGYGQEVDVWACGVIMFTLLVGCPPFWHRKQMVMLRNIMEGKFSFTSPEWADITDAPKDLISKLLVVDPKKRICIREALEHSFFHTVLWDQDIAPLKRSLSTNSRRLSRISQLALELKAKSFNARKRFQLAILCVRAVIRIKRLHTTPEALSISVACEDPYRIKILRKVIDGCAFRVYGHWVKKGEGQNRAALFENTPKTDLKHLYVTNLSR from the exons ATGGCGAAAGACGATGGGGAAGATCTTTTGCCCGACAAAGATGCCGCGAAGGGGTTTTACGCAAAGTACGAACCTAAAGAGATTCTCGGAAG GGGGATTTCTTCTACTGTGAGACGGTGCATAGAAAAAGAAACAGGCATAGAATATGCAGCGAAAATAATAGACATAAGTAATGAACCGCACGACGGCACAGATGCACACAGTATGAGGGAATCGACTATGCAAGAGGTGCAAATACTTCGAAGAGTGGCTGGCCACCCTTtcataa TTGAACTGCACGACGTGTTTGAATCTAATACCTTCATCTTCCTGATATTTGAGCTTTGTAAAAATGGAGAGCTATTCGATTACCTTACATCAGTTGTTACGCTATCGGAGAAAAAGACTCGATATATTATGAGGCAGGTGTTTGAAGGAGTTCAGCACGTTCACAATCAGAAAATTGTGCACCGAGATTTGAAACCAGAGAACATTCTGCTGGATGACAGCCTCAACGTCAAAATCACGGACTTTGGTTTTGCTAGAATTTTAGAGCCTGGTGACAAACTTTTCG atCTATGTGGAACCCCGGGTTATTTAGCTCCAGAGGTGCTTAAGTgtaatatgtttgaaaatgccGAAGGTTACGGTCAAGAGGTAGACGT CTGGGCCTGCGGGGTTATTATGTTTACTCTATTGGTTGGATGTCCACCCTTTTGGCATCGGAAGCAAATGGTTATGCTTAGAAATATCATGGAGGGCAAATTCTCATTTACATCTCCAGAATGGGCAGATATAACTG ACGCTCCAAAGGATTTAATTAGTAAATTGTTAGTCGTCGATCCAAAGAAAAGGATCTGCATACGTGAAGCGCTGGAGCACTCGTTCTTCCACACAGTG CTGTGGGACCAAGACATCGCTCCCCTAAAGCGTTCACTGTCAACTAATTCGCGGCGTCTGAGTAGGATATCTCAGTTAGCTTTG GAACTCAAGGCAAAGTCATTTAATGCAAGGAAGCGATTTCAACTAGCAATTCTTTGCGTGCGAGCGGTTATTCGCATTAAAAGATTGCACACAACTCCAGAGGCTCTCTCCATTAGCGTGGCATGTGAAGATCCGTACAGAATCAAGATTTTGCGCAAG GTTATCGATGGTTGCGCGTTCAGAGTATACGGTCATTGGGTTAAGAAAGGCGAAGGACAAAATAGAGCAGCACTTTTCGAGAATACACCAAAGACCGACCTGAAACACCTTTATGTCACCAACTTGAGTAGATAG
- the LOC117166835 gene encoding phosphorylase b kinase gamma catalytic chain, skeletal muscle/heart isoform isoform X2, whose product MAKDDGEDLLPDKDAAKGFYAKYEPKEILGRGISSTVRRCIEKETGIEYAAKIIDISNEPHDGTDAHSMRESTMQEVQILRRVAGHPFIIELHDVFESNTFIFLIFELCKNGELFDYLTSVVTLSEKKTRYIMRQVFEGVQHVHNQKIVHRDLKPENILLDDSLNVKITDFGFARILEPGDKLFDLCGTPGYLAPEVLKCNMFENAEGYGQEVDVWACGVIMFTLLVGCPPFWHRKQMVMLRNIMEGKFSFTSPEWADITDAPKDLISKLLVVDPKKRICIREALEHSFFHTVELKAKSFNARKRFQLAILCVRAVIRIKRLHTTPEALSISVACEDPYRIKILRKVIDGCAFRVYGHWVKKGEGQNRAALFENTPKTDLKHLYVTNLSR is encoded by the exons ATGGCGAAAGACGATGGGGAAGATCTTTTGCCCGACAAAGATGCCGCGAAGGGGTTTTACGCAAAGTACGAACCTAAAGAGATTCTCGGAAG GGGGATTTCTTCTACTGTGAGACGGTGCATAGAAAAAGAAACAGGCATAGAATATGCAGCGAAAATAATAGACATAAGTAATGAACCGCACGACGGCACAGATGCACACAGTATGAGGGAATCGACTATGCAAGAGGTGCAAATACTTCGAAGAGTGGCTGGCCACCCTTtcataa TTGAACTGCACGACGTGTTTGAATCTAATACCTTCATCTTCCTGATATTTGAGCTTTGTAAAAATGGAGAGCTATTCGATTACCTTACATCAGTTGTTACGCTATCGGAGAAAAAGACTCGATATATTATGAGGCAGGTGTTTGAAGGAGTTCAGCACGTTCACAATCAGAAAATTGTGCACCGAGATTTGAAACCAGAGAACATTCTGCTGGATGACAGCCTCAACGTCAAAATCACGGACTTTGGTTTTGCTAGAATTTTAGAGCCTGGTGACAAACTTTTCG atCTATGTGGAACCCCGGGTTATTTAGCTCCAGAGGTGCTTAAGTgtaatatgtttgaaaatgccGAAGGTTACGGTCAAGAGGTAGACGT CTGGGCCTGCGGGGTTATTATGTTTACTCTATTGGTTGGATGTCCACCCTTTTGGCATCGGAAGCAAATGGTTATGCTTAGAAATATCATGGAGGGCAAATTCTCATTTACATCTCCAGAATGGGCAGATATAACTG ACGCTCCAAAGGATTTAATTAGTAAATTGTTAGTCGTCGATCCAAAGAAAAGGATCTGCATACGTGAAGCGCTGGAGCACTCGTTCTTCCACACAGTG GAACTCAAGGCAAAGTCATTTAATGCAAGGAAGCGATTTCAACTAGCAATTCTTTGCGTGCGAGCGGTTATTCGCATTAAAAGATTGCACACAACTCCAGAGGCTCTCTCCATTAGCGTGGCATGTGAAGATCCGTACAGAATCAAGATTTTGCGCAAG GTTATCGATGGTTGCGCGTTCAGAGTATACGGTCATTGGGTTAAGAAAGGCGAAGGACAAAATAGAGCAGCACTTTTCGAGAATACACCAAAGACCGACCTGAAACACCTTTATGTCACCAACTTGAGTAGATAG